One Alligator mississippiensis isolate rAllMis1 chromosome 1, rAllMis1, whole genome shotgun sequence genomic window carries:
- the DONSON gene encoding protein downstream neighbor of Son, producing the protein MCAAVPGYSPGFKKPPEMLRLKRKRLRRSEVAAPGAAAARSPAREPGPRPFPGRRNPFSSLDNAPRPAPAPRRPPPGASTPHPLWQLLDPLQETKSTLEEEYSEVDFPTLTKDHHLPVPVPDVPSSPCTEFPVDWSIKTQILFTSSQPFTWAEHLKAQEEAQGFAQHCRATEVNLPQSIQEPKLSTELRCAFQQSLIYWLHPSLPWLQLFPRIGADRKIAGKANPWSHDEELQQVLMSEWSVSFTSLYNLLKAKLCPYFYVCTYQFTVLFRAAGLAGNDGITAVISPTTRGLREAMRNEGIEFSLPFIEETRNRKQRSSETNLEAEVAKNSEVGKHTEDEEEQGVSDDEESFSWLEEMGVQDKIKKPAAISIKLCKEKHEVQMDHKPESLALVRGINAFTLLNFLINCKSLVASAGPQAGLPPTLLSPVAFRGATMQTLKARSINVKTQVHSSYKDIFSLEIMGPVMPHSLHSLTMLLTSAQKGAFSAVLYTHEPTAVFNTSLDMERILHKETLCTDLTRCGLHPKTLDQLAGISALGKSSIRFLEMKDYVYTWKS; encoded by the exons ATGTGTGCCGCGGTGCCCGGCTACTCGCCCGGCTTCAAAAAGCCGCCGGAGATGCTGCGGCTGAAGCGGAAGAGGCTGCGGAGGAGCGAGGTCGCCGCGCCTGGGGCTGCCGCCGCCCGCAGCCCCGCCAGGGAGCCCGGCCCGCGCCCCTTCCCCGGCCGGCGCAACCCCTTCTCCAGCCTGGACAAcgcgccccgcccggccccggccccgcggcgGCCGCCCCCCGGCGCCAGCACCCCGCACCCGCTGTGGCAG cTCTTGGATCCTCTTCAAGAAACTAAATCCACCTTGGAAGAAGAGTATTCTGAAGTAGATTTTCCCACATTAACAAAA GATCACCATTTACCTGTTCCCGTACCTGATGTCCCCTCCTCACCATGTACAGAATTTCCTGTAGACTGGAGTATTAAAACTCAAATTCTTTTCACTTCCTCCCAACCTTTCACTTGGGCAGAACATTTAAAGGCTCAAGAAGAAGCACAAGGGTTTGCTCAGCACTGTAGAGCAACAGAAGTTAACCTGCCACAAAGCATACAG GAACCAAAGCTGTCCACAGAGCTTCGCTGTGCATTCCAGCAAAGCCTTATTTATTGGCTTCACCCttcactgccatggctgcagctgttccctcGAATTGGAGCAGATAGGAAAATAGCTGGAAAGGCTAATCCTTGGTCCCATGATGAAGAACTGCAACAAGTTCTAATGAGTGAATG GTCCGTCAGTTTTACTTCCCTGTATAACCTGCTCAAAGCCAAGCTTTGTCCCTACTTCTATGTTTGTACCTACCAATTTACTGTGCTGTTTCGTGCGGCTGGCCTTGCAGGAAATGATGGTATCACAGCAGTCATTTCACCCACGACCAGGGGTTTAAGAGAAGCCATGAGAAATGAAG GTATAGAATTTTCTTTACCTTTCATAGAAGAAACTAGAAACCGAAAGCAGAGAAGTTCTGAGACAAACTTGGAAGCAGAAGTTGCTAAGAATTCTGAAGTAGGCAAGCACACTGAAGATGAAGA GGAACAAGGAGTGAGTGATGATGAAGAAAGTTTTTCTTGGCTTGAGGAGATGGGAGTTCAAGACAAGATTAAAAAACCAGCTGCAATTTCTATCAAACT CTGTAAAGAAAAACATGAGGTGCAAATGGATCATAAGCCTGAATCCTTGGCATTGGTGCGAGGAATAAACGCATTCACTTTACTAAACTTCTTGATAAATTGCAAGAGTTTAGTGGCCAGTGCAGGTCCTCAAGCTGGGCTTCCACCAACGCTGCTGTCCCCAGTTGCTTTTCGAGGCGCAACAATGCAAACACTCAAG GCTCGAAGTATAAATGTGAAAACCCAGGTGCACTCAAGTTATAAGGatatatttagtttggagatcaTGGGCCCTGTCATGCCTCATTCCCTGCACTCATTGACGATGCTGCTCACATCTGCCCAAAAAGGAGCCTTTTCTGCTGTACTGTACACCCATGAGCCCACAGCAGTGTTTAACACTAGTCTTGACATGGAGAGGATCTTACATAAG GAAACTTTATGCACAGACCTCACTAGATGTGGACTACATCCTAAAACCTTGGATCAACTGGCTGGGATTTCAGCATTGGGGAAGTCTTCTATAAGATTCCTAGAAATGAAAGACTATGTATATACTTGGAAGTCCTAA